The following DNA comes from Diorhabda carinulata isolate Delta chromosome 3, icDioCari1.1, whole genome shotgun sequence.
taCGATTAAAggtaattgataaaattaattagattGTTTTTCAACAATACGTCATTGTGGGGTGACGTCACAACTAAACGCCATATTATCTTGGGGGACAAATATTGCgttatttacattgaaattatgGTTATATTGGtgtgttattttcatttgtttgtgGCCAAAGATATTCATTTCAATCCAAAGAGTGTTCGTAACAATTAATTCTCTATACAATGaagtaaagtattttttttctaaaacgaAAATACAGCAGACGTCTCAAATCACGTTACTCAAAATGACCTATAAATGTGAAACTGTAACTAAATTTCAATCTGGGATACCTCCGGCTATAGTTTTCGAAAATTCCTTATAATACTTGGTAAAAAGGATCGCCTATCAGCCGATCGACTTGTATATTAGTGGAGGAAGGATACCATCTTCCTATCGTATGGCCACAACTGGATACTTTTATAAGTTTCCAGTGAACGTGATTCAGATTACTTTTCAAAAATGCAGATTATAATCTGGTTAAGTCGATCATAGTTGCCAAAAATCCTTATAGATAAGATGTTGGAATGATTGAGGGTTTATATATGGATCATAGAGTTAAATTCAACGCTGTGTGTCTATGGATACTTCGAACATTCTAGCCAACATTCTAGTTGAATACCAAAActgattaaaaacaaatatttgacgTTTTGAACCTATCTATCAaaagttacaaataaattttaacaaacattttaaataagaaacTCAACTTGCAAGTACTATcctacattatttgaaaaagatgtCTAAAGAATAGAaggtttaatttattttcatacagAAACTATATTTCGTAATACCAAAATTACAGATGGAGAGTAAACTTAGAAAATGGAGAACTAAACGAGACTTTATAAAACTGCTACAATCTCGTGAAAACAATGCCGAAACctccaaatttttcaaacaacattCACAATTTACAGACAGTTTGATAAAGCGGCTTGGTTTGGAATTTGAATTAGAAGGTCACCAAGGTTGTGTTAATTGTCTAGAGTGGACCCCAAATGGACAGTAAGTTCATAGGAtgctttttaaatgaatattatatttgtaattttttagaCATTTAGCATCTGGTTCTGACGATACAAATGTCATATTATGGGATCCTTTTAGACATAAGAAATTACATGTAATACCAACACAtcatattggaaatattttctcCGTTAAGGTAAACAGTTTTATCTTCAGTCTTTAGGAATTGAAATTAATCATCAATAAACTGTAACTCAAgaagtttataatttatattttaacataGTTTTTAGGAACTTCTTGTTCTGAATTAGCAACAGCTTCTGGAGATTGTAGAGTTCTTGTACAGTCCATACCTACAGCTATAGCTAAAGGACCTCCAATTCTTGAATGCAGCTGTCATGTTAATAGAGTAAAAAGGTTGGCAACTTCTCCAGTTGAACCGTCTTTGTTCTGGTCTGCAGCTGAAGATGGACTCATTATGTAAGATGAATCACCTATCCATGGACAGTtatcttcatttatttgtttattttctagtcAATATGATCTAAGAGAACAACATGATTGTTCTTTAtcacaaataaaagttttaattgacCTTAGCGATAATTTTGGAGAAGTAAAATGCATAGCAGTTAATCCAACAAAACCACACTACATTGCAGTTGGGGCAAATGACTGCTACATTAGATTATATGATAGAAGAATGTTAAGACCATATATTCTCAAACATGAGGTATAATATtcttaaattatcaaaatccaATAttccaaactattttttttaagcGTAATCATTTTAATTTCCGTATTGATTATGGCAGTAGTAAGACACCTAAAAAGGAAATGGAAACAGAAAATTGTGTTCAATATTATGCTCCGGGCCATTTGGCAGTTGAAAATGCAAGTGTTAGTAGCTTCAAATTAGCTGTTACTAACATATCTTTCAATTCTGCTGGGTCCGAAATGTTGGCCAATATGGGAGGTGAACAAATTTATCTATTTGACATTAATAATTCTAGGCATATAAAAGATATTCAGGTGCCTCAGTTTTTCAATAAGAAACAGTTGCCTGTATGCAATCAGTGTTACAATTTGGtaagatattttataataaatttaatttctttatagGTATACAATATACAGAGTATACCACAATGAGCTGAGTTGATATACTGAATAATAtctaaattatatatagaaattattcaggcaaataaattttttgtaaaaggctgcattttttaaaagaaattagtTAATCAGAAACCTTTGGACATTATGTTTCCAATAAACTTAGATTGAAATTCATTGTagatactaaaaaaaatcaaagttggAATTCACTTTTgcttatttcatataaaactgaaaatattttaattaaaacaagcTCCTTAGGCAAATATTACGGGTGGTTTCCTTTATACATGACACAGATCAGTTCATTGGGCATATcctatatatttaataaataatggaaatataatttaataatttatgtcaTACCTTTAATCTGATTATGAACAGATATAGTTGGTTTTACATTTGTTATTTCCTTTTAGGAAGGaaatgtttttctaaataaaccTAAAATAAATCAGTTTCCTGAGGAAAATTGcgtttgtttttatatagacAGAGCAAATCAGTGTATTAAACGAAAATGGTAAGTATTTGACTTAATTTACTGCCCTATTTACATTCAATTATGTATGAAGGATATAACATTCAAAGCAGGTAAAATGTGCTCCTCAAACTATTTAGACGTCAAACTGACAGTAAAAGATGTGGCTTCCAATTAATCTACTAAATAATTAAGTTTATCTTTTTTAAGGATGGGTGATTTGTATAATGCTGCACGAGACTTTTTACATGTAATTCAAAATTGGCCTAGCAAATTGCAGGCTTATGTAGGCCTAATAGAATGTCTTTTAGAACTGAAATGGACAGCTGAAGCTAAAAAATGGTTGGATTATTTTTCAGCTTTACCAGAAAATAGTAATAATCCACAGGCAAGTATCAATTAAAgttgcatttttattttatattatattaggtAATTTATGTTGTAGATAAATTTGTTACAAGTGAAACTGGAAAAGCTCTTTGCCTCCAGTCAACCCAAAGAAAAAGACATGGACGTTTCAGAAGATAAAGatagatattttagaaaagtagatgaaaatgaacaaaagaaAAGGTTGGAATctttagattttgaaaagaGATTTTTAGGCCATTGTAACACTACGACTGATATCAAGGAAGCTAGTTTCTTAGGTAAAAATGCCAAAATATGgtgtgaaaatataaattttataatttaaattaggttaggttagttagttTACatcatttttgacaaataacaCCAACAAAAAGAAATTCATAAGACCAAAGTAGGTCTTAACCTTTGTACaagaatacacaaaaaaatggGTTTGCAAAAAGGAGAGAGAAGTAATTTTACACTGTTATTTCCAAAGGCTATTGTGTCCCTCATCAGTACTGCCCTGTTGACTGGACCATCTACAGCTCGCTCTCCAGTTCTTGAATTGTAATGATCTCCATTACCTGGGATAGCTTCAAGGAGGTCATGTCCTTGCTTTTAAAAGTTTCGATAGCATTCACTGTGTTATCTTCAGATGGTAGGGCATTTTATAACAATTCCTTTTCATGAAACCCTTGTAGTGAATTTTCCTACATCATAGGCCACTAAAAGGTTTTTGCCTTCCTTTGCTGGTAAGTATTTTGGTCTCGATGCCTGAATGATCAGTAACCAAAAACGAAAAGACCTTTTGTTATTGCATTGAGTTCCTACTGCAATTCCAGATCAGCTCTATCAGTTTCTTTCCATTTCTACACATCTTACGATGGCAAATATTCCTCCCTGAAAGGCATTCCAAATATTTTAGCGTCTACTCCTGTTCTATAATATCTTCCAATTTAAtcttcttattttattaataattacgtCATTTGGAAGATTCAATGCTGAGATGTACTTGGTCCGAGAGAACCCTCTCATTGGCAGAGTATTTAAAAACTTTACCATCTGGTGAAGATATGAAGActcaataaacaataatagtaTTGAGCTTAATATAGAATTTTTAGAGTAGACTAAAATATCTCGGCtattctttgaaaataattttgcattGACTTTTTAGGTGATGACGGAAATTATGTATGCGCTGGATCAGATGaaggaataattttcatttgggaaagaaaaaaatctaaaattgtaACGGCTTTATTTGGAGACGTATCCATAGTTAACTGTATTCAACCACATCCCAGTGCCTGTTTTATAGCTTCCAGTGGCATAGACTCAGGTGTCAAACTCTGGTCTCCACTTCCAGAACTTGtaagttttaattattcttttaataTGTAGTTGTCTGTtgttcttataaatttttatttaaaacattatttccaGGACGATTTTGTAAATCCTCGTGTAGTAACCGACGTTCAAGCAGTGGTAGAAGCGAATCAGAATAGAATGGCGATGGACCCTTTGGAATCTATGTTAGTTAACATGGGATATACCATTCCGGGAGTACACATGTCTAATGAGGTACCTTCTTGTCAGACATGTTAGTTGTGGTTCATTGTTCGctcatataatatataaatatacaaagaaGGATGCTTTGCAGAAAGTTgtcttttaatataaataacacatatttcttttttatttatatggttaaatttcacatttttatagtgagatgtaatattaaaaatcttttaattcCCGAGTGTGTTTGAACACGTTCATTGTCTTTGATGTTTTGGTTGGTTTTAACATACTAGCTGACAAAATAACTTGGAATGAACTTTGTCGGGACCTATGCAATATAGATCTACAATATCtcgagaaaaatataatgaaatctTTTGTTTctgatattaaattttacaaatcatatttacacaaattgatatttatatgtattatctCAGATTATTAATCTGCCCACCGTTTTATTTGATTTGCGGGgtgaaattttttggaatagATACATATTGAATAGAAGGTTACAATGGCTAGGTCACTTAGAACGAATGGACTAAGACAGACTCATGAAATAAGTtgcatggaagataccagagggTAAGAGGAAAAGAGCTAGACCAAAAAAATGGTGGAGGGAAGTAGTGGAATAAGAccttaaagaaaaaaatatccagagCTGGAGGGAAAAAGGAAGGGACGAAAGAAGTGAAGGAGAACCTAAATGCTCTGCAGATAAGcctatatataaaaacatattgaatgctttcaaaatttatatatttagtgAACCTTCGtcataaatagtttttaatcgtttttttttgttttattgtttttcttcaaatatttttgtaacttttctGGAAATACTGCCTAACGCCCTTTTATTTGGCTACGTGATATACGGTGGGCcagaataaattttatcaaaacttattaaaaaccaTTGTATGTATAAAGaaattgtcatttattttttataatttgagcACTAGTACCTAAAGTTTTCATTCACTTTTTTTTCGGCAATAAAACAGTAGATACGCACCCATTCTTCATACACTGAGTAAACTGATTTCCAGCTTTGCCTTGATTTCTTACTTGACGTTGGTCTCCAATCTTGTAGGACGATTCACATTCTCGGGATTTCAAAGAACTCATGCCACTCCAAAACGTTCCTAATTGAGATAAGATGCGATTGGAAAACAGATATCAATGCTCTTCCAAAGATTCCATTCCATACTTGCCTGCACATTGTGACTTTAGGAGAATACAAAGACAGTTTCTCGATGATTGGTGGCACtttatttaagtattttttttaacgtcccacagaaatgaaaatgaatttcatCATTACAACAACAAATAGATTTCAACGCATGATGTCAGGAAAAAGTTTGTCTTCCAGCATCTCAAACTAATCCACTAGCGCTCTGCTATGGTGTCAATCtactcaatttttgaaaatggactCATGCTGTTGTAACCTGTATAAGGATATTGATACAACTATTTCactaaaaacatgaaatattttttttaaattaatcagAAAGTAAgtgttattttttgaaagatctgCTTTTTGAATTGGCATCTTTATATTTACCATTGTACAgttgcataattttttattatattgaatttatccattttttacagtgaaaatataatttatctcCTTTTATTATGAGGTACATAGTTTTGGGATTctatttgatattgttttttgtcCTGAAGTATaagatttgaattaatatttctattattaaaatattttttgtttttaaagtaacaaaatttctaatactttatagttttttattataattttttgtacacatttcaataaaatctttgtTACCTATTATATtatgatattaaaaaacaaaaacgtgtaCAGCATTGTAACGGATAGTGTTTTTAGATACGTGAGTTATCGTTTATTTAttgctttaaattttttacaattttattgttaaactttattaaaaaaaaataaaatgaagtgaaaaaattatttgttaaattagtatACCATCCTTTTCCGGATAAACTCTAAACACATACATGTTGGAAaccagaaaataataaaataagataatgggaaacatgaattgaaaatattgatgctgctaaaaatattttttacttttaaactatatattgataatatacTTTAACAGCTAAAGGAGCATCTAGAGTAGAAGATCAATTAATAAATGTagttattatcaattaattaaattgtattattcatAAATCTTCAATGTGATATCTGCAACTGTGTTAAATCGATCTAAAAGTTGTCCAAGTGTTTTGCAAAAACTGTTAACACAATTTGTGAAATGTATGATGCAGTATTTACTTATTCCAATAATTGCGACAGATGTAACATGGTgcaataaaatgaataattaaattgattaatacTTACTTACAATTGTATTGTTGAATATAAAGCTGTTATAATTTGTCTACGTACATATATATCATGAGGATGAACAAAACTCGAGAAGAAGATGTAATATAACTAAAGAGGAATTGGTAGCAGCAAT
Coding sequences within:
- the LOC130891067 gene encoding WD and tetratricopeptide repeats protein 1-like → MESKLRKWRTKRDFIKLLQSRENNAETSKFFKQHSQFTDSLIKRLGLEFELEGHQGCVNCLEWTPNGQHLASGSDDTNVILWDPFRHKKLHVIPTHHIGNIFSVKFLGTSCSELATASGDCRVLVQSIPTAIAKGPPILECSCHVNRVKRLATSPVEPSLFWSAAEDGLIIQYDLREQHDCSLSQIKVLIDLSDNFGEVKCIAVNPTKPHYIAVGANDCYIRLYDRRMLRPYILKHERNHFNFRIDYGSSKTPKKEMETENCVQYYAPGHLAVENASVSSFKLAVTNISFNSAGSEMLANMGGEQIYLFDINNSRHIKDIQVPQFFNKKQLPVCNQCYNLEGNVFLNKPKINQFPEENCVCFYIDRANQCIKRKWMGDLYNAARDFLHVIQNWPSKLQAYVGLIECLLELKWTAEAKKWLDYFSALPENSNNPQINLLQVKLEKLFASSQPKEKDMDVSEDKDRYFRKVDENEQKKRLESLDFEKRFLGHCNTTTDIKEASFLGDDGNYVCAGSDEGIIFIWERKKSKIVTALFGDVSIVNCIQPHPSACFIASSGIDSGVKLWSPLPELDDFVNPRVVTDVQAVVEANQNRMAMDPLESMLVNMGYTIPGVHMSNEVPSCQTC